The proteins below are encoded in one region of Hordeum vulgare subsp. vulgare chromosome 3H, MorexV3_pseudomolecules_assembly, whole genome shotgun sequence:
- the LOC123439386 gene encoding protein DETOXIFICATION 32-like isoform X1 codes for MRALATKSWEESKLLWRLAFPAVLTEVFQFSIGFVTASFVGHIGVVELAAVTIVEGVLEGFAYGVLFGMGCALDTLCGQAVGAGQLGLLGVYVQQSWIVCGAAAVALTPAYALATPILGSLLRQPAAVAAAAGPYARWAIPRLLAHAANFPLQKFFQTQSRVWALAAITGAALAVHVALTYVAVNRLGYGLRGAAVAGNVSYWLIDAAQFAYLVSGRFPDAWKGFSVRALRNLAAFVKLSLVSAAMICLEFWYYAALLILVGLLKNGQLQLDIMSVCINYEFWTMMVALGFSEAVSVRVSNELGGSRPKDAKFAVAVAAMTSALIGATFMAVFFIWRRGLPRLFSDDKDVVQGAARLGYLLAVTVFFSSIGPVLSGVAVGAGWQLQVAFVNIGCYYLVGIPVGVLLGFKHRLGALGVWTGMLTGTLLQMAILLLIIKRTGWEKQAQLAAARIKEVGGKNEDQPLTTTACTEDDHMKNIELDCKEQAVV; via the exons ATGAGGGCGCTGGCCACAAAGAGCTGGGAGGAGTCGAAGCTTCTATGGCGTCTCGCCTTCCCGGCGGTCCTCACCGAGGTGTTCCAGTTCTCCATTGGCTTCGTCACCGCCAGCTTCGTCGGGCACATCGGTGTGGTTGAGCTCGCCGCGGTCACCATCGTGGAGGGCGTCCTGGAGGGCTTCGCCTACGGCGTCCTG TTCGGCATGGGGTGCGCGCTGGACACGCTGTGCGGGCAGGCGGTGGGCGCCGGGCAGCTGGGCCTGCTGGGCGTGTACGTGCAGCAGTCGTGGATCGTCTGCGGGGCGGCCGCAGTGGCGCTCACGCCGGCGTACGCGCTCGCGACGCCGATCCTGGGGTCCCTCCTCCGGCAGCCGGCCGCCGTCGCGGCCGCCGCGGGGCCGTACGCGCGGTGGGCGATCCCGCGGCTGCTGGCGCACGCCGCCAACTTCCCGCTCCAGAAGTTCTTCCAGACGCAGAGCAGGGTCTGGGCCCTTGCCGCCATCACCGGTGCCGCGCTCGCCGTCCACGTCGCGCTCACCTACGTCGCCGTGAACCGGCTCGGGTACGGCCTCCGCGGGGCGGCCGTCGCCGGGAACGTCTCCTACTGGCTCATCGACGCCGCGCAGTTCGCCTACCTTGTCAGCGGCCGGTTCCCTGACGCGTGGAAGGGGTTCTCCGTTCGCGCGCTCAGGAACCTCGCCGCCTTCGTCAAGCTGTCCCTCGTGTCTGCCGCCATGATCTG CTTGGAGTTTTGGTACTATGCTGCACTGCTCATTCTGGTGGGTCTCCTCAAGAATGGCCAGCTCCAGCTTGATATCATGTCAGTTTG CATCAACTACGAGTTCTGGACCATGATGGTGGCGCTGGGCTTCAGCGAAGCAGTCAGCGTGAGGGTGTCCAACGAGCTCGGAGGGAGCAGACCCAAGGATGCCAAGTTCGCGGTGGCCGTGGCGGCGATGACATCCGCACTCATCGGGGCCACCTTCATGGCcgtcttcttcatctggaggaggggCTTGCCGAGGCTCTTCAGCGACGACAAGGACGTGGTCCAGGGAGCGGCGAGGTTGGGGTACCTGCTCGCCGTCACCGTCTTCTTCAGCAGCATCGGGCCAGTGCTCTCGG GTGTGGCTGTGGGAGCAGGGTGGCAGCTGCAGGTAGCATTCGTCAACATCGGCTGCTACTACCTGGTGGGCATTCCGGTCGGTGTCCTGCTTGGATTCAAGCACAGACTCGGTGCATTG GGGGTATGGACGGGCATGCTAACAGGCACGTTGCTCCAGATGGCCATACTTCTTCTCATTATCAAGAGGACAGGGTGGGAGAAACAG GCCCAGTTGGCAGCGGCGAGGATCAAGGAGGTTGGGGGGAAGAATGAGGACCAGCCATTGACCACAACGGCATGTACAGAAGATGATCATATGAAAAATATAGAGTTAGATTGTAAAGAACAAGCAGTAGTATAG
- the LOC123439386 gene encoding protein DETOXIFICATION 32-like isoform X2, with translation MGCALDTLCGQAVGAGQLGLLGVYVQQSWIVCGAAAVALTPAYALATPILGSLLRQPAAVAAAAGPYARWAIPRLLAHAANFPLQKFFQTQSRVWALAAITGAALAVHVALTYVAVNRLGYGLRGAAVAGNVSYWLIDAAQFAYLVSGRFPDAWKGFSVRALRNLAAFVKLSLVSAAMICLEFWYYAALLILVGLLKNGQLQLDIMSVCINYEFWTMMVALGFSEAVSVRVSNELGGSRPKDAKFAVAVAAMTSALIGATFMAVFFIWRRGLPRLFSDDKDVVQGAARLGYLLAVTVFFSSIGPVLSGVAVGAGWQLQVAFVNIGCYYLVGIPVGVLLGFKHRLGALGVWTGMLTGTLLQMAILLLIIKRTGWEKQAQLAAARIKEVGGKNEDQPLTTTACTEDDHMKNIELDCKEQAVV, from the exons ATGGGGTGCGCGCTGGACACGCTGTGCGGGCAGGCGGTGGGCGCCGGGCAGCTGGGCCTGCTGGGCGTGTACGTGCAGCAGTCGTGGATCGTCTGCGGGGCGGCCGCAGTGGCGCTCACGCCGGCGTACGCGCTCGCGACGCCGATCCTGGGGTCCCTCCTCCGGCAGCCGGCCGCCGTCGCGGCCGCCGCGGGGCCGTACGCGCGGTGGGCGATCCCGCGGCTGCTGGCGCACGCCGCCAACTTCCCGCTCCAGAAGTTCTTCCAGACGCAGAGCAGGGTCTGGGCCCTTGCCGCCATCACCGGTGCCGCGCTCGCCGTCCACGTCGCGCTCACCTACGTCGCCGTGAACCGGCTCGGGTACGGCCTCCGCGGGGCGGCCGTCGCCGGGAACGTCTCCTACTGGCTCATCGACGCCGCGCAGTTCGCCTACCTTGTCAGCGGCCGGTTCCCTGACGCGTGGAAGGGGTTCTCCGTTCGCGCGCTCAGGAACCTCGCCGCCTTCGTCAAGCTGTCCCTCGTGTCTGCCGCCATGATCTG CTTGGAGTTTTGGTACTATGCTGCACTGCTCATTCTGGTGGGTCTCCTCAAGAATGGCCAGCTCCAGCTTGATATCATGTCAGTTTG CATCAACTACGAGTTCTGGACCATGATGGTGGCGCTGGGCTTCAGCGAAGCAGTCAGCGTGAGGGTGTCCAACGAGCTCGGAGGGAGCAGACCCAAGGATGCCAAGTTCGCGGTGGCCGTGGCGGCGATGACATCCGCACTCATCGGGGCCACCTTCATGGCcgtcttcttcatctggaggaggggCTTGCCGAGGCTCTTCAGCGACGACAAGGACGTGGTCCAGGGAGCGGCGAGGTTGGGGTACCTGCTCGCCGTCACCGTCTTCTTCAGCAGCATCGGGCCAGTGCTCTCGG GTGTGGCTGTGGGAGCAGGGTGGCAGCTGCAGGTAGCATTCGTCAACATCGGCTGCTACTACCTGGTGGGCATTCCGGTCGGTGTCCTGCTTGGATTCAAGCACAGACTCGGTGCATTG GGGGTATGGACGGGCATGCTAACAGGCACGTTGCTCCAGATGGCCATACTTCTTCTCATTATCAAGAGGACAGGGTGGGAGAAACAG GCCCAGTTGGCAGCGGCGAGGATCAAGGAGGTTGGGGGGAAGAATGAGGACCAGCCATTGACCACAACGGCATGTACAGAAGATGATCATATGAAAAATATAGAGTTAGATTGTAAAGAACAAGCAGTAGTATAG